A genomic region of Pogona vitticeps strain Pit_001003342236 chromosome 15, PviZW2.1, whole genome shotgun sequence contains the following coding sequences:
- the CSKMT gene encoding citrate synthase-lysine N-methyltransferase CSKMT, mitochondrial produces the protein MAAAAASSRRMMRLPRGASLILGRPFPSPPAFSSAWKEGDDHLGRMDQQDTWDRFYAAKLNGSGPPGHFDWFFGYREVSDLLHAVLQGLPSGRADVLDVGCGTSSLGLSLYRESPRQLHVCCLDFSPLALEAVGRLLRQSPPPRHPLSELRCRLADATDLASSFERASFHLVLDKGTCDAVLRCPQGPDRARRFMAECVRVLKPGGSLIQFSDEDPDARVPFLEQAGAANVTVKEIGPKGGISYYAYTIGQKT, from the exons ATGGCAGCCGCTGCAGCTTCCTCCCGGCGGATGATGAGGCTTCCTCGGGGGGCTTCCCTGATCCTGGGGcggcccttcccttctcctcctgctttttcttctgcttgGAAAGAGGGAg ATGACCACCTGGGGCGGATGGACCAGCAGGACACCTGGGACCGCTTCTACGCGGCTAAACTGAACGGATCAGGACCCCCCGGCCATTTTGACTGGTTCTTCGGGTACCGAGAGGTCTCAGATCTCCTCCACGCCGTCCTTCAGGGCCTCCCTTCCGGACGGGCCGACGTCTTGGACGTGGGCTGCGGCACGTCCTCCTTAGGGTTGAGCCTTTATCGAGAGTCGCCCCGCCAGCTTCACGTCTGCTGCTTGGATTTCTCCCCTCTGGCCCTGGAGGCCGTGGGCCGGCTGCTACGGCAGAGCCCCCCACCGCGCCACCCTCTTTCCGAGCTGCGGTGCCGCTTGGCCGACGCCACCGACCTGGCGAGCAGCTTCGAGCGGGCGTCGTTCCACCTCGTCCTGGACAAAGGGACCTGTGACGCCGTCCTGCGTTGCCCGCAAGGCCCGGACCGAGCCCGGAGGTTCATGGCGGAGTGCGTGAGGGTCCTCAAGCCCGGAGGAAGCCTGATTCAGTTCTCGGACGAGGACCCGGATGCCAGGGTGCCGTTTCTGGAACAGGCCGGAGCAGCGAACGTCACCGTGAAAGAGATCGGGCCCAAGGGTGGGATCAGCTACTATGCCTATACGATCGGCCAGAAAACCTGA